A single genomic interval of Roseomonas gilardii subsp. gilardii harbors:
- a CDS encoding class II aldolase/adducin family protein, producing the protein MPPDSAGEAVPVNQISPLPRSPRYDFGALLRDGPPRRSIAEERLHRQQSLAVTFRLFARLGFDQGLAGHVTARDPEFPDEFWVNPLGQHFGRIRVSDLIRVNHQGEVVHGDQPVNRAAFAIHAAIHAARPDVVAAAHTHSTHGKAWASLGRRLDPLTQDSCAFFEDHAVFDDFTGVVLDRSEGDRIAEALGTHKAVILLNHGILTAGPTVEAAAWWFIAMDNAARTQLLAEAAGTPRPIPAETARLTATQVGSARGGLLSFQPLRDWILSQEPELLD; encoded by the coding sequence ATGCCGCCTGACTCAGCCGGAGAAGCCGTTCCCGTGAACCAGATCAGCCCGCTGCCAAGAAGCCCCCGGTACGATTTCGGCGCCCTGTTGCGGGACGGGCCGCCCCGGCGCAGCATCGCGGAGGAGCGGCTGCACCGCCAGCAATCCCTCGCCGTCACCTTCCGCCTGTTCGCGCGCCTGGGCTTCGACCAGGGCCTGGCCGGGCACGTCACCGCGCGCGACCCGGAATTCCCGGACGAGTTCTGGGTGAACCCGCTGGGGCAGCATTTCGGCCGGATCCGGGTCTCCGACCTGATCCGCGTGAATCACCAAGGGGAGGTGGTCCACGGCGACCAGCCGGTGAATCGCGCCGCCTTCGCCATCCATGCCGCGATCCACGCCGCTCGCCCGGATGTCGTGGCGGCGGCACACACGCATTCCACCCACGGCAAGGCATGGGCCTCGCTGGGACGCAGGCTGGATCCGCTGACACAGGATTCCTGCGCCTTCTTCGAGGATCATGCGGTCTTCGACGATTTCACCGGCGTCGTGCTCGACCGTTCGGAAGGCGACCGGATCGCCGAGGCCCTCGGAACGCACAAGGCGGTGATCCTTCTGAACCACGGTATCCTGACGGCGGGGCCCACGGTGGAAGCGGCAGCCTGGTGGTTCATCGCGATGGACAACGCCGCGCGGACCCAGCTCCTGGCTGAGGCCGCCGGCACGCCGCGCCCCATTCCGGCCGAGACCGCGCGCCTGACCGCGACCCAGGTGGGCAGTGCCCGCGGTGGCCTGCTGTCCTTTCAGCCCTTGCGCGACTGGATCCTCTCCCAGGAGCCGGAGCTGCTGGATTGA
- a CDS encoding metallophosphoesterase family protein: protein MVFRLAQISDTHLSPRHPVFDRNFAVVAERLRADRPDLVVHTGDISAHGELGGEAGQAELEHAFARHQEMGLDWLAIPGNHDVGNDPAIAKRDGADAERVGRWNGIFGADRFLRDVPGWRLIGLNTLITATEMAEEQFAFLEDALSGAGGRSIAIFLHKPLCEQALDEAGRSYWHVLEAPRRRMVEMFRAHPPAFVASGHVHQWRDRGLCEGLRQIWAPAVAFHVGDAWADGKPFGEKVQGYVMHALHPDGRHDYELVRPEGVRPHDIGRMPDIYGALQPAE from the coding sequence ATGGTGTTCCGTCTCGCGCAGATCAGCGACACGCATCTTTCCCCGCGCCACCCCGTCTTCGACCGCAACTTCGCGGTCGTGGCGGAGCGGCTGCGGGCCGACCGGCCGGATCTCGTGGTCCATACCGGCGACATCTCCGCGCATGGCGAGCTGGGCGGGGAGGCCGGGCAGGCGGAACTGGAGCATGCCTTCGCCCGGCACCAGGAGATGGGGCTCGACTGGCTGGCCATCCCCGGCAACCACGATGTGGGCAACGATCCGGCCATCGCCAAACGCGACGGCGCGGATGCCGAGCGTGTCGGGCGCTGGAACGGCATTTTCGGCGCGGACCGCTTCCTGCGCGATGTGCCGGGCTGGCGGCTGATCGGGCTGAACACCCTCATCACCGCGACCGAGATGGCCGAGGAGCAGTTCGCCTTCCTGGAGGATGCCCTGTCGGGGGCTGGCGGGCGCAGCATCGCGATCTTCCTGCACAAGCCGCTCTGCGAACAGGCGCTGGATGAAGCAGGCCGCAGCTATTGGCATGTGCTGGAAGCGCCGCGCCGCCGGATGGTGGAGATGTTCCGGGCCCATCCCCCGGCCTTCGTTGCCTCCGGCCATGTGCATCAATGGCGTGACCGTGGCCTGTGCGAGGGACTCCGGCAGATCTGGGCTCCGGCGGTCGCCTTCCATGTCGGCGATGCCTGGGCCGACGGCAAACCCTTCGGCGAGAAGGTGCAGGGCTATGTGATGCACGCCCTGCATCCGGATGGCCGGCATGACTACGAGCTGGTCCGGCCGGAAGGCGTCCGGCCGCACGATATCGGCCGCATGCCGGACATCTACGGCGCGTTGCAGCCGGCCGAATAG
- a CDS encoding ABC transporter substrate-binding protein, whose translation MSGQLGRRSAIASLLALPALHLGRARAQETGTLRVGDQKGGNQSLILASGVLRDSPLRVEWAQFAAAAPLAEALNANAIDIGGIGDAPFAFAHAAGAPIRAVGATRSSGRSTALLVHDDAPYKSFADLKGKRIGTGKGSVGHFLAVAAREQAGLGRRDVQIVFLSPAEAKSAFASRQIDAWSSWGQYVYLAEAQDKARILLDGRGLMSGLSFQAATQPAIAGKRAEIAEFLRLWAEALRWGDRNLDRYAQSWARETGVTEEVARRTLDARGFLPVPVDEQVIDAQQRTVDLYTREGLLPAGVDVRRSFDPSFNAYSS comes from the coding sequence ATGTCCGGTCAACTTGGCCGCAGGTCGGCCATCGCCAGCCTGCTCGCCCTGCCTGCCCTGCATCTCGGGCGCGCCAGGGCGCAGGAAACGGGAACCCTGCGCGTGGGCGATCAGAAAGGCGGCAACCAGTCGCTGATCCTCGCCTCGGGCGTCCTGCGCGACAGCCCGCTGCGCGTGGAATGGGCGCAGTTCGCCGCGGCCGCGCCTCTGGCGGAGGCGCTGAACGCCAATGCCATCGATATCGGCGGGATCGGCGATGCGCCCTTCGCCTTCGCCCATGCCGCGGGGGCACCCATCAGGGCCGTCGGCGCCACGCGTTCGAGCGGCCGCAGCACGGCACTCCTGGTGCATGACGACGCTCCCTACAAGAGCTTCGCCGACCTCAAGGGCAAGAGGATCGGGACCGGCAAGGGCTCCGTCGGGCATTTCCTTGCTGTCGCCGCAAGAGAGCAGGCTGGGCTGGGCCGACGGGACGTCCAGATCGTCTTCCTGTCGCCGGCCGAGGCCAAGTCCGCCTTCGCTTCCCGCCAGATCGATGCCTGGTCGAGCTGGGGGCAGTATGTCTACCTCGCCGAGGCGCAGGACAAGGCGCGCATCCTCCTGGACGGCCGAGGCCTGATGAGCGGCCTGAGCTTCCAGGCGGCCACGCAGCCGGCCATTGCCGGGAAGCGGGCCGAGATCGCGGAGTTCCTCCGCCTCTGGGCCGAGGCGCTGCGCTGGGGCGACCGGAACCTGGACCGCTACGCCCAGTCCTGGGCCCGCGAGACCGGCGTGACCGAGGAGGTGGCGCGCCGCACCCTCGATGCCCGGGGCTTCCTGCCCGTGCCGGTGGACGAACAGGTCATCGACGCGCAGCAGCGCACGGTCGATCTCTACACGCGCGAGGGTCTTCTGCCGGCGGGCGTCGATGTCCGCCGCAGCTTCGATCCGTCCTTCAATGCCTATTCCAGCTGA
- a CDS encoding LLM class flavin-dependent oxidoreductase — MSVEFIGYVGHFNSSETIRRSGPALDIDFVEASAKAQELGGFDRVLVAFHSTSAESILIGQHIASVTDRLGLMIAHRPGFTAPTLAARQLATLDQFSRGRAAVHIITGGNDAELAQDGDHLTKDERYARTSEYLDILRQEWTSPQPFDYEGRYYQVRRGFGDVRPVRPEGIPVYFGGASAAAVPVAGKHADVYALWGETYDQVREIVARIRAAAAPFGRQPRFSLSLRPILAETEEQAWAKADAILARAKALRESGGDRRAPQNERHGGPGVVAPPNEGSRRLLAAASQGSRLDKRLWTGIAALTNASGNSTSLVGTPDQVAEAMLDYYDLGITTFLIRGFDPLVDSIQYGRELIPRVRALVAARDAAGHSAVAAE; from the coding sequence ATGAGCGTCGAGTTCATCGGCTATGTCGGCCACTTCAATTCGTCTGAGACCATCCGCCGGAGCGGTCCGGCCCTGGATATCGATTTCGTGGAAGCCTCGGCCAAGGCGCAGGAACTGGGTGGCTTCGACCGCGTCCTGGTCGCCTTCCACTCCACCTCGGCCGAGAGCATCCTGATCGGCCAGCACATCGCGAGCGTCACGGACCGGCTGGGCCTGATGATCGCCCACCGGCCCGGCTTCACCGCGCCGACCCTGGCGGCGCGGCAGTTGGCCACGCTGGACCAGTTCTCGCGCGGCCGCGCGGCGGTGCACATCATCACCGGCGGCAACGATGCCGAGTTGGCCCAGGATGGCGACCATCTGACGAAGGACGAACGATACGCGCGTACCAGCGAGTATCTCGACATCCTTCGCCAGGAATGGACCTCGCCGCAGCCCTTCGATTACGAGGGCCGCTACTACCAGGTGCGGCGGGGCTTCGGCGATGTCCGGCCGGTGCGGCCGGAGGGTATCCCGGTCTATTTCGGCGGCGCCTCCGCGGCGGCCGTCCCGGTGGCCGGCAAGCATGCCGATGTCTATGCGCTCTGGGGCGAGACCTACGACCAGGTGCGGGAGATCGTGGCGCGCATCCGTGCCGCGGCCGCGCCGTTCGGGCGGCAGCCGCGCTTCAGCCTGTCCCTGCGCCCGATCCTCGCCGAGACCGAGGAACAGGCCTGGGCCAAGGCCGACGCCATCCTGGCCCGGGCCAAGGCCCTGAGGGAGAGCGGCGGCGACCGGCGCGCCCCGCAGAACGAGCGGCATGGCGGGCCGGGGGTGGTGGCGCCGCCCAATGAAGGCTCGCGCCGCCTCCTGGCCGCGGCCTCGCAGGGCAGCCGCCTGGACAAGCGCCTCTGGACCGGGATCGCCGCCCTGACCAATGCATCCGGCAACTCCACCTCGCTGGTCGGCACGCCGGATCAGGTGGCCGAGGCAATGCTGGACTACTACGATCTCGGCATCACCACCTTCCTGATCCGCGGCTTCGACCCGCTGGTGGATTCCATCCAGTATGGCAGGGAGCTCATTCCGCGCGTCCGGGCCCTGGTGGCCGCACGCGACGCCGCAGGCCATTCCGCCGTCGCCGCGGAATAG